Proteins from a genomic interval of Gordonia sp. SL306:
- a CDS encoding HNH endonuclease, with protein sequence MFSCTDPDAADTAIASASSTAVGAAAREHLRASRQHEARALLSAFQLGQSVHDDMVVSLSTTQQMTVRGAADKAAVGEISLQLGFSRTKAGTWFNLGDALQRLPKIRMAYLAGDFSTHRMSRMVYAVQAAPEGVVIDPVPESPADHSDTPDTATPDADLEPTWDFEDVALELGARPTTDTVLRDQLAEAVISLDPEAAAQAREGFGEAWQNLTVKADSSGHMNVDACVPAEDGVHLSQRIAALIAARLCRRDRRRLGQQRVMAFAEITGVPGKTLTCRCGRDDCPNTPTPDPDLPDPVDPSGYGTEGVSTDADVPEAESGSEPPPNPPTWTLVSDPTSIAVPRLRGYGAIDPALAATLAENSTLIAVPEEAHRRPSGLIVVGDRGPAPPVDPTGHGGHQHPPPGPCLTHPRHGYEVRSCCGI encoded by the coding sequence GTGTTCTCGTGCACTGATCCCGATGCCGCCGATACGGCGATCGCGTCGGCATCCTCGACCGCCGTCGGCGCTGCCGCACGCGAACATCTGCGTGCGAGCCGCCAACACGAAGCCCGCGCACTACTGAGCGCCTTTCAGCTCGGCCAATCGGTGCATGACGACATGGTGGTGTCGTTGAGCACCACGCAACAGATGACGGTGCGGGGCGCCGCCGACAAAGCCGCCGTCGGCGAGATCTCCCTGCAGCTGGGATTCTCCCGAACCAAAGCCGGCACCTGGTTCAACCTCGGCGACGCCCTGCAACGACTACCCAAGATCCGGATGGCCTATCTGGCCGGCGACTTCAGCACCCACCGCATGTCGAGGATGGTGTATGCGGTTCAGGCCGCACCGGAGGGAGTGGTCATCGACCCGGTACCCGAGTCGCCGGCCGACCACTCGGATACGCCCGACACCGCCACCCCCGACGCCGATCTCGAGCCCACCTGGGATTTCGAGGATGTGGCGTTGGAGTTGGGGGCGCGACCCACCACGGACACGGTGTTGCGGGATCAGTTGGCCGAGGCGGTGATCAGCCTCGATCCCGAAGCCGCCGCCCAGGCTCGTGAAGGGTTTGGCGAGGCGTGGCAGAACCTGACTGTGAAGGCTGATTCGTCGGGGCACATGAACGTCGATGCGTGTGTACCTGCCGAGGACGGAGTGCACCTCTCACAGCGGATCGCCGCGTTGATCGCCGCCCGCCTGTGCCGCCGCGATCGGCGTCGGCTCGGGCAGCAGCGAGTGATGGCCTTCGCCGAGATCACCGGCGTACCCGGTAAAACCCTGACCTGCCGGTGCGGACGCGACGACTGCCCGAACACCCCCACACCTGACCCGGACCTGCCAGATCCGGTCGATCCGAGCGGGTATGGCACCGAAGGTGTTTCGACGGACGCCGACGTGCCCGAGGCCGAATCAGGCAGCGAACCACCGCCGAACCCGCCCACCTGGACACTCGTGTCCGATCCCACCAGCATCGCCGTACCCCGACTACGCGGCTACGGCGCCATCGACCCCGCACTGGCGGCAACCCTCGCCGAGAACTCCACGCTGATCGCCGTTCCCGAGGAGGCGCACCGCCGACCGTCGGGGCTGATCGTCGTCGGCGACCGCGGCCCCGCACCACCGGTCGACCCCACCGGGCACGGCGGCCATCAGCATCCACCACCGGGGCCCTGTCTTACGCACCCTCGCCACGGTTACGAAGTCAGATCCTGTTGTGGGATCTGA
- a CDS encoding acyl-CoA synthetase, whose amino-acid sequence MFPGVFAKSTPDKPAIIRAATGEQLTYRQLDENSTRLANHLDTIGLRPGDTIAMISQNDLHMFEVYWAALRSGLYVTAINHHLTAAETAYILTDCNAQAVFADASVADAVAEAEAIPALSASGRRIAWGGKIPGFDSYDTILAGASATPRADQPRGTDMLYSSGTTGRPKGIKTPLPQGQVDEIPDAYTAIFAPMYGFDADTVYLSPAPLYHAAPLRYCGVTNSVGGTVVFLDRFEPETALGAIEQFHVTHSQWVPTMFIRMLKLPDDVRAKYDVSSMRIAVHAAAPCPVEVKRAMIDWWGPVIHEYYASTEAAGATFIGPQEALDHPGSVGKPLLGVVHICDEDGTEMPTGEVGTVYFERDDVAFEYHNDPDKTRKAQHPEHRNWSTTGDVGYVDDEGYLYLTDRKAFMIISGGVNIYPQEAENVLVGHPAIYDVAVIGVPDDDLGEVAKACVQLDPAFAPSPELAAELIDFTKEALASYKAPRTVDFVDDLPRTPTGKLVKGELRKRYWPKTVS is encoded by the coding sequence TTGTTCCCTGGAGTATTCGCGAAGTCCACACCGGACAAGCCCGCGATCATCCGTGCCGCCACCGGAGAGCAGTTGACCTACCGGCAATTGGACGAGAACTCGACTCGGCTCGCCAACCATCTGGACACCATCGGCCTACGTCCAGGGGACACCATCGCCATGATCTCGCAGAACGACCTGCACATGTTCGAGGTCTACTGGGCTGCGCTTCGAAGCGGACTCTATGTCACCGCTATCAACCACCACCTCACTGCCGCGGAGACCGCCTACATCCTCACGGACTGCAACGCGCAGGCGGTCTTCGCCGACGCCTCGGTCGCCGACGCGGTTGCCGAGGCCGAGGCGATCCCGGCCCTGAGCGCTTCGGGTCGGCGAATCGCCTGGGGCGGAAAGATACCCGGATTCGACTCATACGACACCATCCTCGCCGGGGCGTCCGCCACGCCGCGTGCCGACCAACCTCGGGGCACCGACATGCTCTACTCGTCAGGTACCACCGGCCGGCCCAAGGGCATCAAGACCCCCTTGCCGCAAGGTCAGGTCGACGAGATCCCGGATGCCTACACGGCGATCTTCGCACCGATGTACGGATTCGACGCCGACACGGTGTACCTCTCCCCTGCTCCGCTGTATCACGCTGCGCCACTGCGGTATTGCGGCGTCACGAATTCGGTCGGCGGGACGGTCGTCTTTCTGGACCGGTTCGAGCCCGAGACCGCGCTGGGAGCCATCGAACAATTCCACGTCACCCACAGTCAGTGGGTACCGACGATGTTCATCAGGATGCTCAAGCTCCCCGACGACGTCCGGGCGAAGTACGACGTCAGCAGCATGCGAATCGCGGTCCATGCGGCGGCGCCGTGCCCGGTCGAGGTCAAACGAGCCATGATCGACTGGTGGGGCCCGGTGATCCACGAGTACTACGCATCCACCGAGGCGGCGGGCGCCACCTTCATCGGCCCGCAGGAGGCCCTGGACCATCCCGGGTCCGTGGGCAAGCCTCTGCTCGGCGTCGTCCACATCTGCGACGAGGACGGCACCGAGATGCCGACCGGAGAGGTCGGCACGGTGTACTTCGAGCGTGACGATGTCGCGTTCGAATATCACAACGACCCCGACAAGACCCGCAAGGCACAGCACCCGGAGCATCGGAACTGGTCGACGACAGGCGATGTGGGCTACGTCGACGACGAGGGCTACCTCTACCTGACAGACCGCAAGGCCTTCATGATCATCTCCGGCGGAGTGAACATCTACCCGCAGGAGGCGGAGAACGTCCTGGTCGGGCACCCCGCGATCTACGACGTGGCGGTGATCGGAGTCCCCGACGACGACCTCGGTGAGGTGGCGAAGGCCTGCGTCCAACTCGACCCGGCCTTTGCTCCGTCGCCCGAACTGGCCGCCGAGCTCATCGACTTCACCAAAGAGGCGCTCGCATCGTACAAGGCCCCGCGGACCGTCGACTTCGTCGATGACCTTCCCCGGACGCCGACCGGGAAGCTCGTGAAAGGAGAACTGCGCAAGCGGTATTGGCCGAAGACGGTGAGCTGA
- a CDS encoding GMC oxidoreductase — protein sequence MGTGALAAGGLAAAGGAGMANPATESTAIVIGTGFGGSVAALRLGRAGIRTTVFERGRRWPIRRDGDTFATFISPDKRAAWFGSPAGANLATAIPAEPYPGVLDHVMGNGIEAVYGAGVGGGSLVFGSFTPVPRRRDFELIFPAAADYPELERSYYPRAKRMLGVSPLPSDILTHPDYVGARSWLKVVDRYGADPHFFDFAVDWDLVRAELRGTRPRGVSIGDLTYGVNSGAKKSLDHTYLPAAEQTGNVRILPMHEVFDIRQRPRRRGFAVTARVLDESGRTVRTVRAEADHVFLAAGSFHTTELLVRARALGILPRLSPRIGEGFGGNGDFLTTRSNPREDFGAVQGGPGYARIYDDDLPGGPASMVYQATPLPSPLGKALTTNLVQVHTDERGSIDFDHATRRAVLTYPYPEGSSELDRRANAFVERFHYRTETRYGYPANGIPLSSRLIGFGSASTYHGLGGVVMGKAASMNGAVKGYDDLYVVDGSFVPGAVGLVNPSLTITALAERTMDRFLATH from the coding sequence ATCGGAACGGGAGCCCTCGCTGCCGGAGGACTTGCGGCCGCCGGCGGTGCAGGCATGGCCAACCCGGCCACGGAGAGCACCGCCATCGTCATCGGTACCGGGTTCGGTGGATCTGTCGCGGCGCTGCGTCTTGGCCGGGCCGGCATCCGGACGACCGTGTTCGAACGTGGGCGCCGTTGGCCGATCCGACGCGACGGCGACACGTTTGCCACCTTCATCAGCCCGGACAAGCGAGCCGCCTGGTTCGGCAGTCCCGCAGGTGCGAACCTCGCGACCGCGATACCGGCCGAGCCGTACCCCGGGGTGCTCGACCATGTGATGGGCAACGGGATCGAGGCGGTGTACGGCGCGGGCGTGGGTGGCGGATCGTTGGTGTTCGGTTCGTTCACGCCGGTCCCGAGGCGTCGCGATTTCGAACTCATCTTCCCTGCGGCGGCCGATTATCCGGAACTCGAGCGCTCGTATTACCCACGCGCGAAACGAATGCTCGGCGTCTCACCGTTGCCGTCGGACATCCTGACCCATCCCGACTACGTCGGCGCCCGATCGTGGTTGAAGGTCGTCGACCGTTATGGCGCCGACCCCCATTTCTTCGATTTCGCGGTCGACTGGGATCTCGTTCGCGCGGAGCTCCGCGGTACACGACCCCGCGGCGTCTCGATCGGAGACCTGACCTACGGCGTCAACAGCGGCGCCAAGAAATCCCTCGACCACACATATCTGCCCGCCGCGGAACAGACCGGCAACGTGCGCATCCTGCCGATGCACGAGGTCTTCGACATCCGGCAACGACCACGCCGCAGGGGATTTGCCGTGACGGCACGAGTTCTCGACGAGAGTGGCCGGACGGTGCGGACCGTCCGGGCCGAGGCCGATCACGTCTTCTTGGCCGCCGGCTCCTTCCACACCACCGAGCTCCTCGTGCGCGCGCGGGCACTCGGCATCCTGCCGCGGCTCTCACCACGCATCGGTGAGGGATTCGGCGGCAACGGCGACTTTCTGACCACCCGGTCCAACCCCCGCGAAGACTTCGGTGCCGTCCAGGGCGGCCCCGGTTACGCGCGGATCTACGACGACGACCTTCCGGGTGGGCCCGCATCGATGGTGTACCAGGCGACACCCCTGCCGTCGCCGCTCGGCAAGGCGCTGACCACCAACCTCGTCCAGGTGCACACCGATGAGCGCGGCAGCATCGACTTCGACCACGCCACCCGCAGAGCGGTCCTCACCTATCCGTACCCGGAAGGTTCCAGTGAACTCGATCGGCGCGCCAACGCGTTCGTCGAGCGGTTCCACTACCGAACCGAGACACGGTACGGCTACCCCGCCAACGGGATTCCGCTCTCCTCGCGACTCATCGGGTTCGGCTCGGCAAGCACGTATCACGGCCTCGGCGGCGTCGTCATGGGAAAGGCCGCGTCGATGAACGGCGCGGTCAAGGGCTACGACGACCTCTACGTCGTCGACGGTTCGTTCGTGCCCGGCGCCGTCGGATTGGTCAACCCATCCCTGACGATCACGGCCCTGGCCGAACGAACGATGGACAGGTTCCTCGCAACGCATTAG
- a CDS encoding TetR/AcrR family transcriptional regulator, translating into MPKVSDDRLAARRREILDGARHCFADYGYDGATVKRIEESTGLSRGAIFHHFRDKEALFLALAQEDAERMADVAAEQGLVQVMRDMLARPQDFDWLGTRLEIARKLRTDASFRAAWLSHSADVEQATLRRLEHRREAGRLRDDVPTEVLVKYLDLVLDGLITRLATGQPTGDLTAVLDLVEESVRPEH; encoded by the coding sequence GTGCCCAAGGTCAGTGATGACCGGCTCGCCGCGCGCCGTCGAGAGATTCTCGACGGCGCGCGGCATTGCTTCGCCGACTACGGATACGACGGGGCGACCGTCAAACGCATCGAAGAGTCGACCGGATTGTCACGCGGCGCCATCTTCCATCACTTCCGCGACAAGGAAGCCCTCTTCCTCGCGCTCGCGCAGGAGGATGCCGAGCGGATGGCCGACGTGGCCGCCGAGCAGGGCCTGGTCCAGGTCATGCGCGACATGCTCGCTCGGCCACAGGATTTCGACTGGCTGGGGACTCGACTGGAGATCGCCCGCAAGCTGCGTACCGACGCTTCCTTCCGGGCCGCCTGGTTGTCTCATTCGGCAGATGTCGAACAGGCCACGCTGAGACGGCTCGAGCACCGACGCGAGGCCGGTCGACTGCGCGACGACGTTCCGACCGAGGTGCTGGTCAAGTACCTCGACCTCGTTCTCGACGGCCTCATCACCCGCCTCGCGACGGGACAGCCCACGGGTGACCTCACCGCGGTTCTCGACCTCGTGGAGGAGTCGGTTCGACCCGAGCACTAG
- a CDS encoding aconitate hydratase, whose protein sequence is MSIDSFGAKGTLEVGDNSYEIYRLSAVEGADKLPYALKVLAENLLRTEDGANITKEHIEAIANWDPSADPSIEIQFTPARVIMQDFTGVPCIVDLTTMRDAVKELGGDPDKVNPLAPAEMVIDHSVIIEAFGNAQAFERNVEIEYQRNEERYKFLRWGQGAFDDFRVVPPGTGIVHQVNIEHLARSIMVRDGAAYPDTCIGTDSHTTMENGLGVLGWGVGGIEAEAAMLGQPVSMLIPRVVGFKLTGATKPGVTATDVVLTITEMLRKHGVVGKFVEFYGKGVAEVPLANRATIGNMSPEFGSTCAMFPIDEETVKYLKLTGRSEETLALVEAYAKEQGMWHDGDKEPVYSEYLELDLAEVVPSIAGPKRPQDRIELWDAKNAFRKDIHNYVEEGNAPAHNGVDEANEESFPASDAPSVSPGAATLSFSDDEEPAHNASKGAEGRPSKPIKVSSAERGDMILDHGIVTIASITSCTNTSNPSVMLGAGLLAKKAVEKGLTAKPWVKTSMAPGSQVVTGYYEKAGLWPYLEKLGFFLVGYGCTTCIGNSGPLPEEISKAINDHDLTATAVLSGNRNFEGRINPDVKMNYLASPPLVIAYALAGTMDFDFEADPLGQDTDGNDVFLKDIWPSGEEIATTIEESISSEQYASDYADVFKGDERWQGLPTPAGKTFEWDDKSTYVRKPPYFEGMQLEPSPVSDIKGARVLAKLGDSVTTDHISPASTIKPGTPAAQYLDANGVARKDYNSLGARRGNHEVMIRSTFGNIRLQNQLLDGVSGGYTRDFTQDGAPQSFIYDAAQNYAAQDTPLVVLGGKEYGTGSSRDWAAKGTSLLGVKAVITESFERIHRSNLIGMGVIPLQFPDGESHKSLGLDGTETFDITGIEELNSGETPQTVHVTATKEDGSAIEFDAKVRIDTPGEADYYRNGGILQFVLRNMIES, encoded by the coding sequence GTGAGTATCGATTCCTTTGGCGCCAAGGGCACCCTCGAGGTGGGCGACAACTCGTATGAGATCTACCGGCTGAGTGCCGTGGAGGGCGCCGACAAACTCCCCTATGCGCTCAAGGTGCTCGCCGAGAACCTGCTGCGCACCGAGGACGGCGCCAACATCACCAAAGAGCACATCGAGGCGATCGCGAACTGGGATCCGAGCGCCGATCCGAGCATCGAGATCCAGTTCACCCCGGCCCGTGTGATCATGCAGGACTTCACCGGCGTGCCCTGCATCGTCGACCTGACCACCATGCGCGACGCGGTGAAGGAACTCGGCGGCGACCCGGACAAGGTCAATCCCCTCGCGCCCGCCGAGATGGTCATCGACCACTCCGTGATCATCGAGGCCTTCGGCAACGCGCAGGCGTTCGAGCGCAACGTCGAGATCGAGTACCAGCGCAACGAGGAGCGCTACAAGTTCCTCCGCTGGGGTCAGGGCGCATTCGACGACTTCCGCGTCGTCCCGCCGGGCACCGGCATCGTCCACCAGGTCAACATCGAGCACCTGGCACGTTCGATCATGGTTCGCGACGGCGCGGCCTACCCCGACACGTGCATCGGCACCGACTCGCACACCACGATGGAGAACGGCCTGGGCGTGCTGGGCTGGGGCGTCGGCGGTATCGAGGCCGAGGCCGCGATGCTCGGCCAGCCCGTCTCCATGCTCATCCCCCGCGTGGTCGGCTTCAAGCTGACCGGCGCCACCAAGCCCGGCGTGACCGCCACCGACGTGGTCCTCACCATCACCGAGATGCTGCGCAAGCACGGTGTGGTCGGCAAGTTCGTCGAGTTCTACGGGAAGGGCGTCGCCGAGGTCCCGCTGGCCAACCGCGCCACCATCGGCAACATGAGCCCCGAATTCGGCTCGACCTGCGCGATGTTCCCGATCGACGAGGAGACCGTCAAGTACCTGAAGCTGACCGGTCGCAGCGAGGAGACCCTCGCCCTGGTCGAGGCCTACGCCAAGGAACAGGGCATGTGGCACGACGGCGACAAGGAACCGGTCTACTCGGAGTACCTCGAGCTCGACCTCGCCGAGGTGGTGCCGTCGATCGCCGGCCCCAAGCGTCCGCAGGACCGAATCGAGCTGTGGGACGCGAAGAACGCCTTCCGCAAGGACATCCACAACTACGTCGAAGAGGGGAACGCCCCCGCCCACAACGGTGTCGACGAGGCGAACGAGGAGAGCTTCCCGGCTTCCGACGCGCCGTCTGTCAGCCCCGGGGCCGCCACCCTCTCCTTCTCCGATGACGAGGAGCCTGCCCACAACGCGTCGAAGGGCGCCGAGGGTCGTCCGTCCAAGCCCATCAAGGTCTCGTCGGCCGAGCGCGGCGACATGATCCTCGACCACGGCATCGTGACCATCGCGTCGATCACCAGCTGCACCAACACTTCGAACCCGTCGGTCATGCTCGGTGCAGGCCTGCTGGCCAAGAAGGCCGTCGAGAAGGGCCTGACCGCCAAACCGTGGGTGAAGACCTCGATGGCCCCGGGCTCGCAGGTCGTCACCGGCTACTACGAGAAGGCCGGCCTGTGGCCCTATCTCGAGAAGCTCGGCTTCTTCCTCGTCGGCTACGGCTGCACCACCTGCATCGGCAACTCGGGCCCGCTGCCCGAGGAGATCAGCAAGGCGATCAACGACCATGATCTGACCGCCACCGCGGTGCTGTCGGGTAACCGCAACTTCGAGGGTCGTATCAACCCCGACGTCAAGATGAACTACCTCGCGTCGCCGCCGCTCGTGATCGCCTACGCCCTCGCCGGGACGATGGACTTCGACTTCGAGGCCGATCCGCTCGGTCAGGACACCGACGGCAACGACGTGTTCCTCAAGGACATCTGGCCGTCGGGCGAGGAGATCGCCACGACGATCGAGGAGTCGATCTCGTCCGAGCAGTACGCCTCCGACTACGCCGACGTCTTCAAGGGCGACGAGCGCTGGCAGGGTCTGCCCACCCCTGCGGGCAAGACCTTCGAGTGGGACGACAAGTCGACCTATGTCCGTAAGCCTCCGTACTTCGAGGGCATGCAGCTCGAGCCGTCGCCCGTCTCCGACATCAAGGGCGCACGGGTCCTCGCGAAGCTCGGTGACTCGGTCACGACCGACCACATCTCACCGGCCTCGACGATCAAGCCCGGTACGCCTGCGGCGCAGTACCTCGACGCGAATGGTGTTGCGCGCAAGGATTACAACTCGCTGGGTGCCCGTCGCGGCAACCACGAGGTGATGATCCGGTCGACCTTCGGCAACATCCGCCTGCAGAATCAGCTGCTCGACGGCGTGTCCGGCGGATACACCCGCGACTTCACTCAGGACGGCGCCCCGCAGTCGTTCATCTACGACGCCGCGCAGAACTACGCCGCGCAGGACACCCCGCTCGTCGTGCTCGGCGGCAAGGAGTACGGCACCGGGTCGTCGCGTGACTGGGCCGCCAAGGGCACCAGCCTGCTGGGTGTGAAGGCTGTCATCACCGAGAGCTTCGAGCGCATCCACCGGTCGAACCTGATCGGCATGGGCGTGATCCCGCTGCAGTTCCCGGATGGCGAGTCACACAAGTCGCTCGGCCTGGACGGCACCGAGACCTTCGACATCACCGGCATCGAGGAACTCAACTCCGGTGAGACGCCGCAGACGGTGCATGTCACCGCCACCAAGGAGGACGGCTCGGCCATCGAGTTCGACGCCAAGGTGCGGATCGACACGCCCGGCGAGGCCGATTACTACCGCAACGGAGGAATCCTGCAGTTCGTGCTGCGCAACATGATCGAGAGCTGA